One part of the Nymphaea colorata isolate Beijing-Zhang1983 chromosome 8, ASM883128v2, whole genome shotgun sequence genome encodes these proteins:
- the LOC116259472 gene encoding zinc finger protein CONSTANS-LIKE 2-like → MVKEEGILRGRQGGGGLWPSREWLCEVCESAPATVTCKADSAVLCATCDADIHSANPLARRHLRVPIHQYNPAASDKFFRDNQRHHYHQSDKITAIHGGIKQDVDEDDDYDDADDEQEANSWLLLQPGGKAIGGEDDGLLLGGGGRGGGGGGEVDEYLDLVDYAEACNENQSYPHVQSQYHQKQQPEEKKEAEGNDGVVPVPCLELIKDQQLNNQQYLDFDLENPKGGYGGYPGSLSHSVSMSSLEAGVVPDAAMSENSGFYFTPSKGSMELSSGLTTMQVPQYMAMDREARVLRYREKRKNRKFEKTIRYASRKAYAETRPRIKGRFAKRTDVEIDQMYSTSIMVETGYGIVPTL, encoded by the exons atggtgaaAGAGGAGGGGATCCTGAGAGGCAGGCAAGGGGGAGGGGGGCTATGGCCGTCCCGTGAGTGGCTCTGCGAGGTCTGTGAGTCGGCTCCGGCCACAGTGACCTGCAAGGCCGACTCGGCGGTGCTCTGTGCCACCTGCGACGCCGATATCCACTCGGCAAACCCGCTGGCCCGCCGCCACCTTCGGGTGCCGATCCACCAGTACAACCCCGCCGCTTCTGATAAGTTCTTCAGGGACAACCAGCGCCACCACTATCACCAATCTGACAAGATCACCGCTATTCATGGCGGTATTAAGCAGGACGTCGACGAGGATGATGACTATGATGACGCTGACGACGAGCAGGAGGCCAATTCATGGCTGCTACTGCAGCCAGGCGGGAAGGCCATAGGTGGGGAGGATGATGGCTTGCTACTTGGTGGCGGAGGCCGTggcggtggtggcggcggcgaGGTTGATGAGTACTTGGACTTGGTTGATTATGCGGAGGCATGCAACGAGAACCAGTCATACCCACATGTGCAGAGTCAGTACCATCAGAAGCAGCAGccggaggagaagaaggaggccGAAGGGAATGACGGCGTTGTGCCGGTACCGTGCCTGGAGCTTATCAAGGATCAGCAGCTAAACAACCAGCAGTACCTGGACTTTGATCTTGAGAATCCGAAAGGAGGGTATGGTGGTTACCCTGGCTCACTGAGCCACAGT GTTTCAATGTCATCGCTGGAAGCCGGTGTAGTCCCAGACGCTGCCATGAGTGAAAACTCTGGCTTCTATTTCACACCCTCAAAAGGATCAATGGAACTCTCCTCAGGTCTTACAACCATGCAAGTTCCGCAATACATGGCAATGGACAGGGAAGCGCGTGTTCTGAGATACAGAGAGAAACGGAAGAACAGAAAATTTGAGAAGACAATCAGATACGCTTCGCGCAAGGCATATGCTGAAACGAGACCAAGAATCAAAGGTCGGTTTGCAAAGAGAACAGATGTTGAAATCGATCAAATGTATTCAACTTCTATAATGGTTGAAACAGGTTATGGAATCGTCCCCACACTTTGA
- the LOC116259464 gene encoding uncharacterized protein LOC116259464 encodes MGCTFSGLNAIYDAVNGGGDVWINENRFRIIRQLGEGGFAFVYLVKEVTPEGSGSKFKDPSHVSDNGMYAMKKVLIQSGEQLELVRQEISVSSLFSHPNLLPLLDHATIAVKGPQEDSCHEAYLLFPVHLDGTLLDNVKSMKAKKEYFPTVTVLQIFQQLCAGLKYMHSLDPPYAHNDVKPGNVLLTHRKGEIPLAVLMDFGSAAPARREIRSRSQSLQLQEWAAEHCSAPYRAPELWDCPSHADIDERTDVWSLGCTLYAIMYGESPFEYALGESGGSLQLAVMNGQIRWPSGPNPPYPEQLHQFVVWMLQPQVAVRPWVDDIIIHVDKLISKFSS; translated from the exons ATGGGTTGCACCTTTTCTGGGTTGAACGCAATCTACGATGCTGTTAATGGAGGTGGGGACGTTTGGATCAATGAGAACAGGTTCAGAATAATCAGGCAGCTCGGAGAAGGTGGGTTTGCCTTTGTATATCTGGTGAAGGAGGTCACTCCAGAAGGATCGGGGAGCAAATTCAAAGACCCATCTCATGTTTCTG ACAATGGCATGTATGCAATGAAGAAGGTTTTGATCCAGTCAGGGGAACAACTAGAGTTGGTGAGGCAAGAAATAAGTGTTTCATCCCTTTTTAGTCATCCCAACCTGCTTCCTCTACTTGACCATGCTACTATCGCAGTGAAG GGCCCTCAAGAAGATTCATGCCATGAGGCATATTTACTGTTCCCAGTTCATTTAGATGGGACCCTGCTTGACAATGTCAAAAGCATGAAAGCAAAGAAGGAGTACTTCCCTACTGTTACAGTTCTTCAAATTTTCCAACAG CTTTGTGCAGGACTGAAGTACATGCACAGTCTTGATCCTCCATATGCCCATAATGATGTTAAGCCAGGGAATGTCCTTCTAACACATAGGAAAGGGGAGATACCGCTTGCAGTTCTGATGGACTTTGGGAGTGCTGCACCTGCAAGGAGGGAAATACGTTCTCGTTCACAGTCATTGCAGTTGCAG GAATGGGCAGCTGAACATTGTTCCGCACCATATAGAGCACCTGAACTGTGGGACTGTCCAAGCCATGCTGATATTGACGAAAGAACTGATGTTTGGTCGTTGGGATGCACTCTCTATGCAATAAT gtaTGGTGAATCCCCTTTTGAGTATGCCCTAGGCGAATCTGGAGGGAGCCTTCAGCTGGCTGTGATGAATGGACAAATAAGATGGCCTTCAGGGCCTAATCCTCCTTATCCTGAACAGTTGCATCAGTTTGTGGTATGGATGCTTCAGCCTCAAGTGGCAGTTCGCCCATGGGTCGATGATATTATTATCCATGTTGATAAGTTGATATCAAAGTTCTCAAGTTGA
- the LOC116258443 gene encoding agmatine deiminase: MEPNGSPASYGYRMPGEWERHSRCWMGWPERPDNWRDDAQHAQRVFARVASEISKFEPVTVCASSQEWENARSKLPKHIRVLEMSMDDAWFRDIAPTFVVRDKSSSPGYDGQRVAGIDWNFNCWGGLGDCCYRDWSKDILVARKILEIEAVPRFPEDMVLEGGSIHVDGEGTCLTTEECLLNPNRNPNLTREEIENRLMSYLGVRKFIWLPRGLYGDDDTNGHIDNICCFARPGVVILSWTDDKSDPQYERSAEAFSVLSNATDACGRRIEVIKLHIPGPLYMTEEEAAGVKVMNAKYRFAETRLAASYVNFYIANGGVIAPSFGDEKRDREAYNVLCSAFPDHEVVMIEEAREICLGGGNIHCITQQQPA; the protein is encoded by the exons ATGGAGCCTAATGGGAGCCCTGCTTCTTATGGGTACCGAATGCCGGGAGAGTGGGAGCGCCACTCCCGCTGTTGGATGGGATGGCCG GAGCGCCCTGATAACTGGCGTGATGATGCTCAGCATGCTCAGAGAGTATTTGCAAGAGTAGCTTCTGAAATTTCAAAGTTTGAGCCTGTGACCGTCTGTGCTAGTAGTCAAGAG TGGGAGAATGCACGAAGCAAGCTACCAAAGCACATCAGGGTGTTGGAAATGAGTATGGATGATGCTTGGTTTCGAGACATTGCACCTACA TTTGTTGTACGTGACAAATCATCAAGCCCAGGATATGATGGACAAAGGGTTGCAGGCATTGACTGGAATTTTAATTGTTGGGGAG GCTTAGGTGATTGTTGCTACAGGGATTGGAGCAAAGATATCCTTGTTGCTAGGAAG aTATTGGAAATTGAGGCAGTTCCTAGGTTCCCAGAGGACATGGTTCTAGAAGGTGGAAGCATCCACGTCGACGGAGAAG GGACCTGTCTTACAACTGAAGAGTGCCTTTTGAATCCAAATCGAAATCCAAACTTAACCAGGGAAGAAATTGAGAATAGGCTGATGAGCTATCTTGGAGTCAGAAAGTTCATCTGGTTACCACGAGGGCTATATG GTGATGATGACACAAATGGCCACATTGACAACATCTGCTGTTTTGCAAGGCCTGGTGTTGTCATCTTATCATGGACAGATGACAAGTCAGATCCTCAGTATGAAAGATCTGCTGAGGCTTTTTCAGTTCTCTCGAATGCTACAGATGCCTGTGGTAGGAGAATAGAAGTAATCAAGCTCCACATTCCTGGGCCTCTGTACATGACGGAGGAGGAAGCAGCAGGAGTTAAG GTGATGAACGCAAAATACAGGTTTGCGGAGACAAGGCTGGCTGCTTCgtatgtaaatttttatattgcCAATGGTGGTGTCATAGCTCCATCTTTTGGGGATGAAAAGAGGGATAGGGAAGCTTATAACGTTCTCTGTTCGGCCTTCCCGGATCATGAG GTTGTGATGATAGAAGAGGCACGGGAGATTTGCCTTGGTGGGGGTAACATTCACTGCATAACACAACAACAGCCAGCTTAG